The window GCGATGTTACGACCTGCGACGAACGTGTTGAGTCGGAGCGTAACCTGACCGTCGTTGTTCACGTCCCGAACGCGCACGGTCGCTTGGTAGTTCTTCTCCTGTGAGCCGACCGTGACGGTCGCGGTCTGCGTGCCGTTGAGTTGCACGGTGAAGGTCGCCACGTCCCCGCGCTGTTCGACGATTACGCTCTGGTTGAGGTTCGCGCCCTGTTGGCCCGGTTCGCGAACCTGAATCGTCGCGCGTGCGGTCACGTTCGTGTCCACCGGACTCACGACGATTTCGTACTCTCCGGGACTCACCGTACTGAAGTTGGCGTCGAGAGCGTCGCGCGGACCGGTCACGGGTCGAGACAGGACGACTTCCTGCTGGCCGTCGCCGTCGATGTCCGTCCGGTTGGCCGCGAATATCTCGGTGAGTTGCCCGGCACCGAGTTCGTCCGACCGGAGGACGACCCGGTACTGACCGCGGTTCGACCGGAGTTCCAAGTCTGTCAGCGCGCTATCGCCGGTCGCGGTCGTGACCGTCTCGTCCGAGAAACTGGCGTTCAGTGATTGGGCCGCTATCTCGAAACTCGGGTCGTTCGCCGTCGGCGTCTCCGCTATCGTCCCGTTGGCGAAGAACACGGGGGTCCCGTTCTCGTTCACCACCACGTACTGGCCGACGAGGTCGGACGTCTGAATCGTCGCTGCGCCCGACCCGTTTAGCAGGAACTCGGTGACCAACGTGCCGACGTTGCCCCCACCCGACTCGTCCCACTCGCGTAACTGCCACGTCTCGCTGGCGTTCTCCTCACCGGCCAGAACCAACAACTGCTGGCCCTGCCAGAACGTCTCCCCCGAGTCGAGTCGCTCCAACGTCGCGTCGTCCGCGGTCTGGGCCTGTACCCCCTTCGCGTCGGACGCCGCCCCGGCGAGGGCGGCCGGCCCGACGACCATCGCCGAAACTACCACTATCGTCAGCCAAACGCTCCGTAACTGATGTACTCGTGTCATGTGTAGACTCTCCAGTATTCGTTCGAATGGATGCCGTTGCCGACTCTACCCTCGTCCCCACCCAAGGCCGCGCGTAACGGTAGTGCCTCTCGGCAAAGAGAACAGCATGGCTAACAGCATATGCCTTGTGGGGAAATAGAGCATTTCAGCGCCTACGGAGGCTAAAAACGGCGTATTTAGGCGCAGATATATCGGTTACGGAGGAGTCCGTACGCTCGCCCTACTCGTCGCGTTCGAGAATCTCGATTTCGTGGCCGTCCACGTCCTTCGTGAAGGCGTAGCGGTTGTCACAAGATTCGGGGTCGCGGTAGTCCTCGGCGTCGCGTTCCATCAGCGTCGCCCAGTCGCCTTGGAGGTCGTCGGCGCGGACGGCGAGGTGGCCCCACGCGTCGCCCAACTCGTACGTCCGTCCGTCGTAGTTGTACGTGAGTTCGACCGCCATTGCCTCCTCGGCCGCGCCCTCGGGTTTCATGAAGTAGTTGGCGAAGGTGTCGGACTCCCAGCGACCGGTGTGTTCGTACTCCAGTTTTCGGGTGTACCATCCGAGCGCGGCGTCGGCGTCCTCGACGCGAATCATGGTGTGGTCGAGGCTCCAGCGCGCGCCGTGGTCTCGCTCGACGATTTCGATTTCGTGGCCGTCCGGGTCCTTCACGAAGGCGTAGGAGCCACCGCAGGAGTCGGGGTCGCGGTAGTCCTCGACGCCCTCGTCCATCAGTTGTTCGTAGGCGTCGTACACGTCGTCCACGCGCACGGCGATGTGGCCCCACGCGTCGCCCATCTCGTAGGTTCGGTCGTCGTGGTTGTACGTGATTTCGAGGAGCGCGCCCTCCTCGTGGACGTCCTCGGGACCGAGGTAGACGTTGGTGAAGGTGTCGGCCTCCCAGCGACCCTTCTCCTCGTAGTCGAGGTGGGTCCCGTACCAGTCGAGCGTCTCGTCGAGGTCCTCTACGCGCATCATCACGTGGTCGAGCGTGGCGTTCATGCGTTCGACGTTTGGGCGTTCGCGAGCGAAAAGGGTACCGTTCGCGGAAAGTCAGTTGGTCCATCACGCGTGGGCACGCGAACGACGACTATACACCGGGGACCCAGTGCGGTCCGAAGCTACTCACGGCCACAGTGCGGTCCGGAGGTCCGACCAGTGGAACCACCACGCTGCAATCCAGAGCAGGACCGACCCGACCGGAACCGCCAGCAACCCCGGCCGCGCCATCCCGAGCGCGAACCAGAAGTCGCTCGCGCCCGCGAGCGCCAGCAACCCGCCGGTCACTCGACGGTCCTCCCAGTCCGGACCGAACTGGCCGAGAACCGCGTTCCCGACCGCGAGCAGGTACAGCGAGACGGCGATAGGCCACGCGAGCAAGCGGTTCGGGAGTCCACTCGTGTAGACGAACAGGTAGTCGGGAAGCGTCGTGACGTGGACCGGGTCGAACGTCGCCAGCCCCCACGCGAACACGAAGTCGCCGGTCGAAAGGACCGTCCACGGAGCGAAGAAGAGTGCGAGTAGCGCGAGCAGTCGCCGGGGGTCGGTCGGCC is drawn from Halorussus sp. MSC15.2 and contains these coding sequences:
- a CDS encoding VOC family protein, yielding MNATLDHVMMRVEDLDETLDWYGTHLDYEEKGRWEADTFTNVYLGPEDVHEEGALLEITYNHDDRTYEMGDAWGHIAVRVDDVYDAYEQLMDEGVEDYRDPDSCGGSYAFVKDPDGHEIEIVERDHGARWSLDHTMIRVEDADAALGWYTRKLEYEHTGRWESDTFANYFMKPEGAAEEAMAVELTYNYDGRTYELGDAWGHLAVRADDLQGDWATLMERDAEDYRDPESCDNRYAFTKDVDGHEIEILERDE
- a CDS encoding TIGR04206 family protein — encoded protein: MDRPTDPRRLLALLALFFAPWTVLSTGDFVFAWGLATFDPVHVTTLPDYLFVYTSGLPNRLLAWPIAVSLYLLAVGNAVLGQFGPDWEDRRVTGGLLALAGASDFWFALGMARPGLLAVPVGSVLLWIAAWWFHWSDLRTALWP